In Myxococcus stipitatus, the following are encoded in one genomic region:
- a CDS encoding DUF4388 domain-containing protein has translation MAQKPKATPRVGGEATSLELEKSLAAGLSSSRPLSAWFHGPEGMVLLQEPSGFAGFLAGTLGTLSVEEVFAHVLTGIRSGLLAVQSGAVRRTVSFRDGQVVFATSTERSERLGAVLTRLGMVTQTQLTQALSRVTPSRRIGQVLTSEGLVSEAHLYGAMTYVVREVVLSLFELTEGSFLFVEGPAPMADVVKLPERTRDLVLTGIKRSEELARLRRRYPEDLRAEPGPAGARPGEERFFQRLGSGATLADLRVVREGGQHAFYSWLDECVRGGHLQVRPLTPAAPSVPAVEGMAWELLSAEERYNLLLSLIHRALRDAGKDVDLLRGFLDAPPSGLEEAFAGVVPGADGRVDVTRLRANLSTGGEAVARAMTLEALDAIVSYALFSARNVLPPDVAERLSNTYRTLQGGLA, from the coding sequence AGGCGACTTCACTCGAGCTGGAGAAGTCCCTTGCCGCGGGCCTGTCCTCCTCCCGTCCCCTCTCGGCCTGGTTCCACGGGCCGGAGGGGATGGTGCTCCTCCAGGAGCCCTCGGGCTTCGCTGGCTTCCTGGCCGGCACGCTCGGGACGCTGTCGGTGGAGGAGGTCTTCGCCCACGTCCTGACGGGCATCCGCAGTGGGCTGCTCGCCGTGCAGAGCGGCGCGGTCCGGCGGACGGTGTCGTTCCGGGACGGGCAGGTGGTGTTCGCCACCTCCACGGAGCGCTCGGAGCGGCTGGGCGCGGTGCTCACGCGGCTGGGGATGGTGACGCAGACGCAGCTCACGCAGGCCCTGTCTCGCGTGACGCCCTCTCGCCGCATCGGCCAGGTGTTGACCTCCGAGGGGCTGGTGTCCGAGGCCCACCTCTACGGCGCCATGACGTACGTGGTGCGTGAGGTGGTGCTCAGCCTCTTCGAGTTGACGGAAGGAAGCTTCCTGTTCGTCGAGGGCCCCGCGCCCATGGCGGACGTGGTGAAGCTGCCCGAGCGCACGAGGGACCTGGTGCTCACCGGCATCAAGCGCTCTGAGGAGTTGGCCCGTCTGCGGCGGCGCTATCCGGAGGACCTGCGCGCGGAGCCAGGGCCCGCGGGGGCTCGGCCGGGCGAGGAGCGCTTCTTCCAGCGGCTGGGGTCGGGCGCGACGCTGGCCGACTTGCGCGTGGTGCGCGAGGGCGGGCAGCACGCGTTCTACTCGTGGCTGGATGAGTGCGTGCGTGGGGGGCACCTCCAGGTGCGTCCCTTGACTCCGGCCGCCCCGTCGGTGCCGGCCGTCGAGGGCATGGCGTGGGAGTTGTTGTCCGCGGAGGAGCGATACAACCTGCTCCTGTCGTTGATCCACCGGGCGCTGCGCGACGCGGGGAAGGACGTGGACCTGTTGCGCGGCTTCCTGGATGCGCCGCCGTCTGGATTGGAAGAGGCCTTCGCGGGCGTGGTGCCCGGCGCGGATGGGCGCGTGGACGTGACGCGGCTGCGCGCCAACCTGTCCACGGGAGGCGAGGCCGTGGCGCGCGCGATGACGCTGGAGGCGCTGGACGCCATCGTCTCCTATGCCCTGTTCTCCGCGCGCAATGTGTTGCCGCCCGACGTCGCCGAGCGCTTGTCCAACACCTACCGCACCCTGCAGGGAGGTCTGGCCTAG
- a CDS encoding leucyl aminopeptidase, giving the protein MNFTFVTGDATLANGELLVIPLFEGELSEGAPVSLASADRALEGRLRGAATQEGFKGKADQSLMMHTLGRTTAGRVLLLGLGNRARFQAETLRLALGRAAKAAHRLKVASLAVALPATQSPADAVRAVVEGLELGAYRFDKYKSSAREEKGAQKPVKVALVLPEGTEKSREVEDALALARTVSEATNWARDLVNEPPNAVTPAVLAEAARKSAREHGLKITIGGKREIEKLDMGMFLGVAAGSTEEPRLIHVVYTPKNARDAKRPPLALVGKAITFDSGGLSLKPTEGMVEMKTDMAGSAAVLGAMQVIAALKPPFPVHAFIGACENMPAGNAYKPGDILTSRLGKTVEITNTDAEGRLVLGDILTWACEHQPSAVIDLATLTGACIVALGNYIVGAFGDHDGAVNEVLQAARTAGEDMWRMPVSDLQKDALRSEVADMKNSGERWGGSINAALFLKEFVGDTPWVHLDIAGPSNSPKERGYNAKGATGVGVRTLVEWVRLRAQNQAAEPIEPPSARPARAPRGSRKSARG; this is encoded by the coding sequence ATGAATTTCACCTTCGTCACCGGCGACGCCACCCTTGCGAATGGCGAGCTGCTCGTCATTCCGCTCTTCGAGGGCGAGCTGAGTGAGGGCGCCCCGGTCAGCCTGGCCTCGGCGGACCGCGCGCTGGAGGGCCGCCTGCGGGGCGCCGCCACCCAAGAGGGCTTCAAGGGCAAGGCCGACCAGTCCCTGATGATGCACACGCTTGGCCGCACCACCGCGGGCCGCGTGCTGCTGCTGGGCCTGGGCAACCGCGCTCGCTTCCAGGCGGAGACGCTCCGGCTGGCCCTGGGGCGCGCGGCGAAGGCGGCCCACCGCCTCAAGGTCGCGTCGCTCGCGGTGGCGCTGCCCGCCACGCAGTCCCCGGCCGACGCGGTGCGCGCGGTGGTGGAAGGGCTGGAGCTGGGCGCCTACCGCTTCGACAAGTACAAGTCCTCCGCCCGCGAGGAGAAGGGCGCGCAGAAGCCCGTCAAGGTCGCGCTGGTGCTGCCCGAGGGCACCGAGAAGTCGCGCGAGGTGGAAGACGCGCTCGCGCTGGCCAGGACGGTGAGCGAGGCCACCAACTGGGCGCGAGATCTGGTGAACGAGCCGCCCAACGCGGTGACGCCCGCGGTGCTGGCGGAGGCCGCCCGCAAGTCCGCGCGTGAGCACGGGCTGAAGATCACCATCGGCGGCAAGCGTGAAATCGAGAAGCTGGACATGGGCATGTTCCTGGGCGTCGCGGCCGGGAGCACCGAGGAGCCCCGGCTCATCCACGTCGTCTACACGCCGAAGAACGCGCGCGACGCGAAGCGCCCGCCGCTGGCGCTGGTGGGCAAGGCCATCACCTTCGACTCGGGCGGCCTGTCGCTCAAGCCCACCGAGGGCATGGTGGAGATGAAGACGGACATGGCCGGCTCCGCCGCCGTGCTGGGCGCCATGCAGGTCATCGCCGCGCTCAAGCCGCCCTTCCCCGTGCATGCCTTCATCGGCGCGTGCGAGAACATGCCCGCCGGCAACGCCTACAAGCCCGGCGACATCCTCACGTCCCGCCTGGGCAAGACGGTGGAGATCACCAACACGGACGCCGAGGGCCGCCTGGTGCTGGGCGACATCCTCACCTGGGCCTGTGAGCACCAGCCGTCCGCCGTCATCGACCTGGCCACGCTGACGGGCGCGTGCATCGTCGCGCTGGGCAACTACATCGTGGGCGCCTTCGGAGACCACGACGGCGCGGTCAACGAGGTGCTCCAGGCCGCGCGCACCGCGGGCGAGGACATGTGGCGCATGCCGGTGAGCGACCTGCAGAAGGACGCGCTGCGCTCCGAGGTCGCCGACATGAAGAACTCCGGTGAGCGCTGGGGCGGCTCCATCAACGCCGCGCTCTTCCTCAAGGAGTTCGTGGGCGACACGCCGTGGGTGCACCTGGATATCGCCGGTCCATCCAACAGCCCCAAGGAGCGCGGCTACAACGCCAAGGGCGCCACGGGCGTGGGCGTGCGGACGCTGGTGGAGTGGGTCCGCCTGCGCGCGCAGAACCAGGCCGCGGAGCCCATCGAGCCCCCGAGCGCCAGGCCCGCCCGCGCCCCGCGCGGCTCGCGCAAGTCCGCGCGCGGCTAG